One Sanguibacter keddieii DSM 10542 genomic window carries:
- a CDS encoding AGE family epimerase/isomerase translates to MTSPAHSWLRTPTHLDWLDEHARSLLAFGTGFVSPDGGAGWLEDDGSLDAERGVFTWITCRMAHVYGLGALLGVPGSRPLAQAALDALRGRLHDDVNGGWYASIAADGTVDTTKSGYAHAFVVLAASTGVVADLEGAQELLDDALEVLDTRFFDAETGLHVDEWDESWSVLDPYRGVNGNMHAVEALLAAADVTGDARWRERALGIARYVGVEWAPSNDWRIPEHFDEAWVPQPDLNESTPDDPFKPYGATVGHGIEWARLLLNLWAGLGEDAPDWLVPAARELYDRAVTDGWRESTPGAHGFVYTTGWDGEPVVETRMHWVAAEAVGAAASLAKATGDARYDDEYARWWDHVAAVFLDGEHGSWHHELDASNTPTAKVWPGKPDIYHAFQATLFPQLPLAPSLSVALRDGLLRS, encoded by the coding sequence ACGCCCGCAGCCTGCTCGCCTTCGGCACCGGCTTCGTCAGCCCTGACGGCGGCGCCGGCTGGCTCGAGGACGACGGGTCCCTGGACGCGGAGCGCGGCGTCTTCACCTGGATCACCTGCCGCATGGCGCACGTCTACGGGCTCGGGGCACTGCTCGGGGTCCCCGGCAGCCGCCCGCTGGCCCAGGCCGCCCTCGACGCCCTGCGCGGGCGCCTCCACGACGACGTGAACGGCGGCTGGTACGCGTCGATCGCCGCCGACGGCACCGTCGACACGACCAAGAGCGGCTACGCGCACGCCTTCGTGGTGCTCGCCGCGAGCACCGGCGTCGTGGCCGACCTCGAGGGTGCGCAGGAGCTGCTCGACGACGCGCTCGAGGTGCTCGACACCCGGTTCTTCGACGCGGAGACCGGTCTGCACGTCGACGAGTGGGACGAGTCCTGGTCCGTGCTCGACCCCTACCGCGGGGTCAACGGCAACATGCACGCGGTCGAGGCCCTGCTCGCCGCGGCCGACGTCACCGGAGACGCCCGCTGGCGCGAGCGCGCCCTCGGCATCGCCCGCTACGTGGGCGTCGAGTGGGCACCGTCGAACGACTGGCGCATCCCGGAGCACTTCGACGAGGCCTGGGTCCCCCAGCCCGACCTCAACGAGTCGACGCCCGACGACCCCTTCAAGCCCTACGGGGCCACCGTCGGCCACGGCATCGAGTGGGCACGCCTGCTCCTCAACCTCTGGGCGGGCCTCGGCGAGGACGCCCCCGACTGGCTGGTGCCCGCGGCACGCGAGCTCTACGACCGCGCGGTCACCGACGGCTGGCGCGAGAGCACCCCGGGCGCCCACGGCTTCGTCTACACGACCGGCTGGGACGGCGAGCCCGTCGTCGAGACGCGCATGCACTGGGTCGCCGCGGAGGCCGTCGGTGCCGCCGCGTCGCTCGCGAAGGCGACCGGCGACGCCCGGTACGACGACGAGTACGCCCGGTGGTGGGACCACGTGGCCGCGGTCTTCCTCGACGGAGAGCACGGCTCGTGGCACCACGAGCTCGACGCGAGCAACACGCCGACGGCCAAGGTGTGGCCCGGCAAGCCCGACATCTACCACGCGTTCCAGGCCACCCTGTTCCCGCAGCTCCCCCTCGCCCCGTCGCTCTCGGTCGCCCTGCGCGACGGGCTGCTGCGCAGCTGA